The window GGCTGCATCCACTGCCAAGCCTCCCAAACACTCAACCCATGGACCACATGGTCAAAGTGGCCAGGGTCTCATCCGTGATGAATGCTtgtcatcttcctcatcctccctgTCCAGTATTGGCTTCCATTGTCATGCAAACCAAGATATGTAACCTATGGCCTCTTTATAGGGCTCAGACTCCTGAGCTCTAAAGGTTTATTAAAATTACCCAGAAGTGTTTGACTTACTAGGACTGGGTTTGGGTAATTGGTACATCAGCGTGGCATTTGCATGGCAATGTTCTCCAACAGAAACACAGGGTTTTTAGTTTTGAATGATCTGCCTAATGTTGGGAACTGTGTTTTAGTGTATTTTATAATTGCTAAATGAGTGTATggcagagaatgtgtgtatggtttAGTGTATTGCCTGAATAGATAGGCTACATGAATTAGTTTCCAAAACTGTGCTACAAATACCAGTTTTTGGGTCTTACCAACTGCAgaaaactgtaaatgtttattaaacatattgaaacataTAACAAGACGTTTAAAGCAATGCCTCTCATTctacattataaaaataaaccacaCCACTTTAAGCATTGTTTGGTAAGAGGACATTCATTAAGAGCACAGCTTAATGAGGAAGCTTCTTTTTTCCTGAATGTAACATTGGAGAGGTAATGAGCGAACACACTTGTGAAGTGCACCTTGGATGTTATGAAGAACAGAATTAACGGAGGAAGCCATAATGtgaacaacagacagacaggacagaataaatgaataataaatttaataacgcaaacagaccagcacagaaccaaacaaagaacaggCAGGTTAACATAAGAATAACAGGCTAACCAAGGTGAGTACGGGAACTGGGTAAAAGGGGCGTAAACACTTAGGGAAGAATAAGGAGGACATTCATAAAGAACACAGCTTAACGAGGAAGTCAGAATAATTACTGGGATACCACATAGCAAACTGCCATCAACACAGAACATGTAATTGGATGGAAGGCCTTACTTGGTTGTTGAGCTGAGAGTTCGAGTTCAAATCACCGTCTGCTCGTGCCTCGAATGACATCCCACTGTGTGACGTTAAGGTCTGCTAAGAACCGCACGTGATTCCAAGATGTTCAATAGCATGCCAGTGACCCAGCAGACACCCCGAAAGTTCGGAGGTTACACAACGAGCCAATTCTGCCTGGAACTGTTTGGTACTCCATGTGAAACAGCAAGGCCTTCACAGATGTTCTAAGTGTGTATCACACCGATGACCAGTTGTGTCTGTAGGCTGCCCTAATGTAGGCTTCTCAGTTAATGATTCAGTCACTGATTGGTCCAGTGGCAGCTGGCCAACAGACCACTAGAACGCCACCCTTCTTGATGCAaactgttattttcattttataaatgaacatttttaaatgaaccaaTAACTACTTATTTTAAGCATGAGTGTGTTAAACGGCAcaataatgtgtaataaatcAAATATAGGGAGGGGAGGTTATGTTCCAGGTTCATTCCTTCTTTCTTCTGGGGCGATTGAAATGATGCCCCATCGATGCACCAGCGCACCCATTTGCTGACCGTTGCCGGCGCAAGATGCGCACATAGCGACATAAACTTTGCCAATCAGCCTACTTGAATCTAATGCGTCATTTATCGCCCCAGCAGACTCAATCAGTGAGGGAACAGAGACTACTGATGTTACAACAGTGTCAGTGCAACTGAGTCAACTGACGTTACCGACGACGATGATTTTGTCAATAAATGAATGTGGTTTGTCAGGACACGGCATTTCAGGCGCCCACACATTCAACAAGATCCCCAAAATCCATTTTAGAGAACTTTGCTGGAGAAACTACACGTTGTTGAGTAGTTTGCTGCGacggctggctagctagctagtcaatTAGTGTATTTTGAGGCAGTTTTTCATAGATAGTTCCAATGAACCAGTTAAGCTAGTAAAAACCTGTGTTTGAACAGGAGTTAGTTAACTGCTGGCTAACGTTAACTTAGTTCGCTAGCTAACAGCTGCTTGTATGGATAATTTGCTGGTTGTTCTGGCGAATTGCGCTAGCTAGCACTCGCTAACTTGTTTAGCTAGTAGTTTgataacgttagctagctagctctgTGTTTTATTGGTGGTTCTGACATGCAGCTAATGCTATACTATAATACTAGATTATAACTGGCAATACTATAATTGCATATGaccatgccaataaagcttactgaactgaactaacGAAGCCTTCCAGCCCTGCTCGGAAAGTCCTACTTACTAGTTCGAAGGTCGTTATTGCGACGTGATTATGCGTTCAAGAGGTTATTGGTCGTGGAAATGGACGCCATGAGAGAACTCTTTTTGTTAATACTAATACTATAATCTATATAGAATATTCTGATCTTAATAGTTCTGGTTGGGCGAGTTCCTACACAAAATATTAACCTACTACTTCGTTTCCTTCTAATAGGAAGTGATGAAGCGTTGCTATGCCAACATACGTAACTAAGCTTGTTAAAGATTCtatttgatcaaataaaacGGTAAATTAACGATGCTTTTTACCGTACTTCTTTACGACAAAGATGTCACAGTAAAAGagtgctgctttatttactAACGTGTAGGTTccagttgtttttctgtgaattaAACCGCAGCCTTCACAAGTTCACCTGAGTAAATGGTCATCTTTCACATGGAGGGTTCACACTGCCGTTCATATCCTAACGGAACATGGCCCCTCTGGGACTGAAGAGCACAACATTTACAACAGAGCTGCGTTGAAAGAAACCAGAGAGACCTGAATGAAAGGCAGTTGGGCTCCACAGCGATCCGGTCAAATTACAAaatttcccttctctcttccctctgcctccactccatctctctctcctctttgtgGCTGGTTATCAGCAGGCGGGTGTCCATCAGCCCCTGAGAATGTTTTACatgatttgttattttaaacTTCCTTTTACTGTATTCCTTTTGTACTATCACACTTAAAGATAAAATTCCTCTGGGCTCACGCTAACAATTACCATATAACATTACCTGAGCTCACACCTCAGCAGGGATGCTAGGTAATGCTAGCTACTGTATCTTAACTCTATCGTTATTCATGTATGAGGTTATAGATTTCTCACTGACTTCATATCTTACATCAACATTGGTATTAACCCTAAAATAGTAAAGCATGATATTCTGCCTCGTTTACAAACATGGATAAGTTACATTTAGCTGCCGTCAGCTAGCTTCCTGCTCGGCTAATTGGATACCTAGCTTACCTATGAAAGCCAAACACGACAACAGCTAGGTGGGTAGCTAATTTAAGGTAACATGCGtttcaaatacatttcttaCTGTCGGTTAAAATATCAGCCATCTTATGTTTCTTAAttatattactgttttaaataaagaaatccaGGTGTACTGACATTTATACACCGATCGCATGCAACAGTAGTTGCTGAACCAACTGTGTTTTCAAAATTTTCCATTTTGCATTGGCGGACAAGTGTGTCCATTCAAACCATACTCCAAAACCTAGTTCTACGTGTCCATCTTGGATTTTTGAGTGTACTCAATTTTAAATACACTACGTACTAGATACTCAAAAACTATTTAGTATTAGTAAATTGTATGCAATTGGAACGCTCCATGATATTTCTGACAGGACTTGAAAGCAGTGTAAGATGAGCCGGATTTACGACTGTTAAGTTTAGACAGGTGTAAAGTGTGAGTTTGAGCTTTCCTTTAGAGACATCATTTATAGCAAAATGATGTAAGGCCActgcattaacttttaaaatgcatggcttctatttatttaaaaacttttccTTTAGTTAACAAAGTATTCAAGTGTTTCTCACTgtgaacattaataaaaacaccttCACATCTCAAAATAATAAGGTGTCCAaactttggggttttttgggtgggggggcacTCTTCACTACATCTGTATACGTGATTTAAAGCTCTTTGTGACATCACTTTGTAACAGGTGCTCTTATTTGTAATAAGTACACCTCTTTAAACCAGGGCTTCCTGGGATTTAACCCGAGAATCTCCTGCAGGAGGGAAGTCCAAATCCCTGAGCCATATTGTCTCAACTCTTTAACTCATGATGCCCAAAACATAGTGAACCTACACAAAAGTCCACAATACACTCACATTTAGAGACACAAACTCCCACAACACACTCATTTAGACACACAAAACCCCACTATACACTCACATTTAGAGACACAACAACCCACATTCCTACACACTCATTATACTGCAACAAAGGTGAAACATCAGACCATTACAAGAGGTTGCATCAGTCAAGTGAAAAAACCTCTCTTTTGTAACAATTGTGAATGAGTGTTTATAAGGTTCAAACATCAGGACTTACTGATGTGAGATTAAAcataaggtttgtgtgtgtgtgtgtgtgtgtgtgtgtgtgtgtgtgtgtgtgtgtgtgtgtgtgtgtgagaaaggtaTCATTTGTGAGTTGAGgtaaagcaacattttctgtgCTTTTGACCTTTCACCTGCTCTACGATCATATTAAGAAACCTGTTTCTCTTCATGTGACTTTTACTCAGTAATGTCAAACATGAGGGGATCTTATAGAGGCGACAGCCAAACGGTTCTGTCTCCCTCTACTTCtgtctcacatgcacacacgtacagtctctctccctcacggtctctctccttcacacacacatacacacacacactctctcactccctcacccaATCTCTCTcgtcttctctctcctccccccatttctccctccaccctctctccctctctccctccctctctcctccctctctgggcGGTACTGTATAAAGCAGCACTTCTCTGCAGCGTACAGCACCTCTCAGAATGCAGTCTTTACTCAGATATGTGGACTGGGTCTCTGCTGGCCTAGCACTGCTGGTGCTCCTGCTCTCCCTGCTCCTGTTGGAGATATTCAGGTTGGACTCCTCCAGGAGTCGCACTCCTCCAGGACCCACCCCACTGCCCTTTGTGGGAAATGTGATCCAGGCCACGAGGGACCCGATGACCTGCTTCAGATCGGTCAGTTTCTACGTTCTCCTGGATAACAAGGCTGTGTGTTCACATCCTGTAGAGGTTGTGAAATAGTTTCTGTAATCGTGACGTGTGTGGAGGTTTGATGATGTAATAACAATTATGTGACGCAACGAACAGTGATTCTCTAGCCCACTGAGGAAGTTTCATACATCTGACACATAACATCTGTATCGTATGTAAGTGTTAAATACAGCAGTACATATGCAATTAAATATAGTCACTAACTGGCTGATTAATGGCAATGTTTAGACTTCTGTCAACACTGTAGATTATTTTTAGAAATCTTCAGAAATACTTAGAATAGTTAGAAATCTGTAGTTGGGACTGCCGGTAGACTTCTGAACTTCCTTATCTCGTCATGTCGAAACTTGTACAATCATTGTTCCGCCATGGAATGTAGCCAGCAGCTCAGCAACGGCTGTCATAACAAACACTCCCCCAAacactcccctcctcccctcaaaAAGAGGCCAGTCACTGAGAAGAGAGCAGGTCACCTCCAATACAGCACACGGCATCCCGGCAGCAGTGAAGTGAGCAGGTCCCACAGGTGACTGGTCAGCCCCCCATACAGCGCACTGTATTCCTGCCCACACCTGTCCTGAGTCAAGCTGGGAGTGTCATGAGCTGAAAGCACAGCCGGGTGCCAAAGGTGCCACAGGTGTGTAAGCATACTGTGTGCAGTACAGATGCCTGTATAAGTGTACATTGTTCCAGTGGTACAGAGCTCACATTGGCCTTAAATAAACTTAAAGTTTATTTAACCTTAAATAACTACTGTACCTTAAATGGTTATACAGGGGTCTGTATTATACTATAAGCCATCTGGTTATACAGGGGTCTATTATTTACAGTAACCCACCTGGTTACACAGGggtctgtactgtactgtaactCACCTGGTTACACCTGAAGCCTTtgatgagctgaatcaggtggTTTATAACAGGGAACTTTGCTGTGCTGAACTTTGACTGCACTGTAACTCACCATCTGGGGGCTGAAGTCTAGAGCTCATGGTAGATAATCCCACTATGACCGCACTGTAAGTCAGACAAGAAATAAACCTGAAATCATTCCTATCCTTTGCCGTTACATTGAGAAACGGTTTAAACATTCCGTGGCTGGTAATGTTATTCTGCTTCCTCTTCAGCTGAACCAATATGGAAACATGAGTACCGTGTACTTGGGCAGAAAGCCAATCATTGTGCTGAACAGCATAGAGGTCATGAAGGAAGCATACATTCACAAAGGCAATGTGTTTTCCGGAAGGCCGTTCATGCCTTTAATGGATTGGCTCACCCACGGGTACGGTCAGTAGTGCATGACCCCTGAGCTCTtccttttaaactttttttaatcagtgttaaaaccaataaaacagtCCTGAATGTGTATGCTAGAAGAAGTATGCTTAAAtgttccattatatttacagGAAAAGATCAGAGATTCCACAGAGTATTGatatccctccttctctctacccttctgtgtgtctgtcacacacacacacacacacacacacacacacacacacgtttctctATCAGGTATCTTGATGGTCACGTACGGGAAAGTGTGGAAAGAGCAGCGACGCTTTGTGCTGCACACGCTGCGCAATTTCGGTCTGGGGAAGAAGTCTGTGGAGGAGCGTGTGAAAGAGGAAGCACAATACCTCGTCCAAGAGCTCCAGCAGCACGAGGGTGTGGTGACACTAGGGTTTGGTTTTAAGGACATTTCAGTACACAATTCTAGACCACTCTCTACTTGTGTGACAGCTTTATGTTCTGCCATCATTTGCTGATCCACTGCTGATCAATTCTCCTGCTATTCTCTTTAAAGGGAACCCTTTTTACCCCATCCACCCCATTATGAACGCTGTTTCCAACATCATCTGCTCCATCGTATTTGGAGACCGTTTTGACTACAACAACAAGCGCTTTGCTCAGCTGCTGGAACTCCTGAATGAAAACATTCGACTTGCTGGTGAACCTGCAGCACAGGTAGGGTCCCAGCCCTGGTACTCAAAAACAGTGGGCCAAATTCATACACATCACCAGAAACATATAGCCAGATTTAACGTGACGTTAAAAGCAAATGGCGCCACTAACTCGTTGCCTCTTTCATAAATGTGGAATGCTCGGCCTATGTTACTGTTTACATATGTGTTGCTTTCGTGTTTTGTCCTCATTAGCAACTCATAACAGAATACTGCTCTGCAAAAAACACCACCTGAACCTGTCtggtacaaaaaaaaatagcacCTGAACCTGTCTGGTAAAAAAGACCACAATGCGAACCTGTCTGATACAAAAACCACCATCTGAACCTCTCCATTACAAAGCTAATGTGGATTGGATGATCATTTCTCTAACAATGTTTGGTCAAGTcattaacaatattttacagacacacatttaggTGACTGACAAATCTGAAGGGTGCATTTTTGGTCTATTTGGGATGAGCATGATTGCCTTCTTTGCAACAACTAGGAGTAGGAGTTCACAAAGAGGAAGGTGACTCGAGCAAGATCTCAGACTGCCACAAACCTTTGCCACCGAGTCTAGAAGAAATTGCTTCTTAAATGACACCATGGAATGTAAgattcttttttcttgttttaacacAGATCTTCAACCTGTTCCCCTTCATAAAACACTTCCCAGGGCCACACCAGAAGATCCACCGCAATGCCAGTGCCTTAATAGAGTTCGTCCAGGAGTCCGTGGTGGAGCACAGGAACACTCTGGATCCAGAAAATCTGCGGGACTTCATCGATGCCTACCTGGTGGAAATGAACAAGGTGAGAGTTTGACCTGCAGGGGGGGCCCTTCACTGGGACAGCAGGCGGTGGAGAGAGGCCTGTAGTCTGGGTCGGGGAGCCTTGTGCGGCTCAGACCACATTCCCTCCAGCATGGCCAAATCACCTTATCCCTTAGTTAACAAGCCCAGTCTGTGAGAGTGGGGACCTGTGCTGTCTCACATCTCTGCTGGGTGTACCAACAGAATCATGTCTCCATGTTCCGGGCAGCACAAATCTACGGATAACGCCACGTTCCATGAGGAGAACTTGATTATGACCACATTAGACCTCTTCTTTGCTGGTACTGACACTACGGCGACCACTCTCCGCTGGGGTCTCATTTTCATGATGGACAACCCCAACGTCCAAGGTGAAACTCAATGACAGACTGATCCCAAAGGAACAGTGTCCTAGAGTCATATGTGCACTTGATAATGGTATAGAGAACTCATGACTAAATGAtggtcttctctcttctctgtccatGTTCCCACATTCTCTTGTTGGCCAGAGCGCTGTCATGAGGAGATCGTTCGTGTGCTGGGCTATGACCGTGCTCCCAGCATGGACGACCGTTCACGTCTCCCGTACACCTACGCCACCGTCCATGAGATCCAGCGCCTTGGCAACATTGTGCCCCTCGGCGTGGTGCACGAGACAACGCAGCCCACCCAGCTACGGGGATACAACATTGCCAAGGTAACTGTGAGGGTGGGAGGGTTGTTCTGACCGAACACGTGAAAGGGTGAAAAAAGGAACTGCAAACTGAATTCCAAGAGGACACTTTGACATTTAGAAAGAGATACAAACATTGGGTAAATCACTGCATATTTTGAAGTTTTGTACTTATTTTAGGGTTTGGGTTCAGTAGCTTggattttcattttaatttttttactatatttttttccctttaaaatacaaaatgacagCACTCTTCTTGGTGAAGAAGCATCATTGACTTTTACTGactgtacaatatatgtatttcttttttcattcctcccaacacacacagggaacaaTGATCATGACTAACCTCACTGCAGTCTTCACTGACAAAGAGTACTGGAAGCACCCAGAAACATTCAACCCAGAGAACTTTCTGGATGAGGAAGGGCAGTTCTGCAAACAAGAACACTTCATCCCATTTTCTCTGGGTGAGCTTGCCACCATTCTATCTAGGAAGGGGAATGGCAGACAGATTGTTGGTAGACAATCAGTCTAATGTTCTGCATCAGTGggaacaatgtgtgtgtgtctggatgtgtgtagTCTCACTGGATGGCGTGTGTatacgtgtacgtgtgtatgtgtcgcAGGTCCGAGGGTGTGTCTCGGTGAATCTCTGGCGAGGACAgagctcttcctcttcttcacctCTCTGATTCAGCACCTGCAGTTCTCCTGGCCCCCAGGAGTTCCACGTCCCAACATGGACGGCAACATGGGTATGATCCGTACTCCGTACCCGTTCAACACCTGCTGTCGCAGTAGGGTGCCGACCCACTGAGCCCTCACGTGGACGACACCGTCTCTGGACTGCAACCCTGTGcctcatgcaaacacacacacactcttccattACACCACAGGCATAGTTTTGATGTGTCCATGGAGATAGTTCTGATGTGGGACACCTACCTCTGCAGTGAGTACAAAAGGTGCATTTCtggctctgtgagtgtgtgtaaaggtgaATTACCAGGAATGTGTACAATGTGCGGGCAAAGATTATGAACACTTTTAATGGTTCACTAATGACATGtgaagtttgtttgtttgtttgtttgtttagcattATAAAGCAAGTATTATtcatataatataaatatattactttgGATAGACACTGTAAGAActgataaataaagaaattaattctTTCAGATAAAATCCCATAATCGTACAATATTTCTTCATAACGTTAAACACGTTCTTATTAATTCAGTTTTCAGTCTGCTGAACTCATTTTACAAAACTCTGCAAACACTTCTCAGGGCACTATACAGTTCTCATTAGAAAAATGAGACAGGTGCACAAACACTTGTGCCACCAATCAGAACTCAGTTTTCCAGTGAACTAAACCATCATTCcacatgtgaaaacacagtACATCATGTTTACTCACTTCTCCTAATTGCCTGGAGCATATGAGCTCACAAAGTGATTTAGGAAAAAGTCAAATTtagcaaagacaaaacaaaactgttacCCCTTGCTGGAAGAAAAATATGTCTAAGTATGCTATGCAGTCCTCTCACTGGTACTGTATTCCTGTCCTGTGCAACACAATACCACTTTATGCCTATTTTACACTTTCATACAATAATGTAATGTTTGGTTTCAGAGAGTGATGGAGCTAGATGTTGCTACACACAATGTGTATAATCAGTCTTCTTCTCTGGCAAGGGGTAGTCTAGCAGTTCTTCAGAAACATGATGTGAATGGTTTTTCAACATGAAATGTTTCTGTGAGTTACTGTAACTACAGACATAGCACTACCCTACAGAAATACAGTGGTATAGATAGTTCAGTTCTGTGAGTTCAGTAGTATGTTATGGAGGACAGGTCTACTTACCTATTCTCATTTCAGAATGTCCAGATGATGCTTGCTGCAGTGTAGCATCTTAGATTAGGCTGGACCCTCTGCCCAGCCTCCCAAACACTCAACCCATGGACCACATGGTCAAAGTGGACAGGGTCTCATCCGTGATGGAtgcttttcctcttcctcatccttgTCCTCTCTATCCAGTATTGGCTTCCATCCTTGTGCAAACCAAGACATGTAACCTGTGGCCTCTTTTTGGGTAATTGGTACATGGGTGTGGCGTTTGCATGGCAGTGTTctccaacaaaaacacaggattTCCAGTTTTGAATGACGTGTCTAATGTAGGGAACTGTGTTTTAGTGTATTTTAGAATTGCTAAATGATGTACGGCAGAGAATGTGCTTGTGGTTTAGTGTACCACATCATTAGATGTAGATTTGCTACATTAGTTAGTTTCCAAAACTGTGctacagataatagtttttgGGTCTTAGTGACTgcaaaaaactgtaaatgtttaataaactttatatttaatgtttaaatcaatgttattcattctgtattataaaaataaacgAAACCACGTTAAGCTTGGTTTGGTACGAGGACATTCATTAAGAGCACAGCTTAATGAGGaagcttctttctttctgaccATTGTCACCTTGGCTCATTATGGGACTGAACCTGGATTCTCTGTGTAGTGATATGTGCTTGAATTCATTAATTACTGATAACTGGGGAACCACCGTAAATATAGGGAAATTGTTCATTATAATTAAAGACTAATTATTGAATGTTAATCAATGTCTTATTCTCACTAGAAGGCATAGTCCAAACATATATGTAGAGACCCAATAGCAGTGGTTAGAATGATCTCTTCCAACTTCAattaatgtatacatttattggTTAATCAATACTAAAGTAAT is drawn from Electrophorus electricus isolate fEleEle1 chromosome 22, fEleEle1.pri, whole genome shotgun sequence and contains these coding sequences:
- the LOC113568823 gene encoding cytochrome P450 2J2-like isoform X2, with amino-acid sequence MVTYGKVWKEQRRFVLHTLRNFGLGKKSVEERVKEEAQYLVQELQQHEGNPFYPIHPIMNAVSNIICSIVFGDRFDYNNKRFAQLLELLNENIRLAGEPAAQIFNLFPFIKHFPGPHQKIHRNASALIEFVQESVVEHRNTLDPENLRDFIDAYLVEMNKHKSTDNATFHEENLIMTTLDLFFAGTDTTATTLRWGLIFMMDNPNVQERCHEEIVRVLGYDRAPSMDDRSRLPYTYATVHEIQRLGNIVPLGVVHETTQPTQLRGYNIAKGTMIMTNLTAVFTDKEYWKHPETFNPENFLDEEGQFCKQEHFIPFSLGPRVCLGESLARTELFLFFTSLIQHLQFSWPPGVPRPNMDGNMGMIRTPYPFNTCCRSRVPTH
- the LOC113568823 gene encoding cytochrome P450 2B4-like isoform X1, translating into MQSLLRYVDWVSAGLALLVLLLSLLLLEIFRLDSSRSRTPPGPTPLPFVGNVIQATRDPMTCFRSLNQYGNMSTVYLGRKPIIVLNSIEVMKEAYIHKGNVFSGRPFMPLMDWLTHGYGILMVTYGKVWKEQRRFVLHTLRNFGLGKKSVEERVKEEAQYLVQELQQHEGNPFYPIHPIMNAVSNIICSIVFGDRFDYNNKRFAQLLELLNENIRLAGEPAAQIFNLFPFIKHFPGPHQKIHRNASALIEFVQESVVEHRNTLDPENLRDFIDAYLVEMNKHKSTDNATFHEENLIMTTLDLFFAGTDTTATTLRWGLIFMMDNPNVQERCHEEIVRVLGYDRAPSMDDRSRLPYTYATVHEIQRLGNIVPLGVVHETTQPTQLRGYNIAKGTMIMTNLTAVFTDKEYWKHPETFNPENFLDEEGQFCKQEHFIPFSLGPRVCLGESLARTELFLFFTSLIQHLQFSWPPGVPRPNMDGNMGMIRTPYPFNTCCRSRVPTH